From Bacillota bacterium, one genomic window encodes:
- a CDS encoding DctP family TRAP transporter solute-binding subunit, with amino-acid sequence MTAKMKKLVVKTIILMTAVCVLCATNIGAQERIVFKLAFTDPPYLKIGDLQVMHHSYAGMVAFKAAAEKLSSGRIVVENYPYGRLGDANENLQQILSGTLQGATPADGAVAPFYPNIQVFSIPYLFDSALDAYELWDGPIGKSMFDDMAKKSGLRVLAIYDNGGFRSFSNNKKEVKTADDMKGLKIRTMTIPVHMEMVKALKASPTPIAWLELYNALQTGVVDGQENSAATIIGGSLQEVQKYYTLDEHLLGSAMIVTSEKWLRSLPADLQDAIIKAGKIAEFAARGTSRANDSLALEQLQKLGMKIYIPTKAEKATFRAVTQQPVIDWLKKNVDPAMVDRVLQAVKN; translated from the coding sequence GTGACAGCCAAGATGAAGAAACTCGTGGTGAAGACAATCATCCTTATGACAGCAGTGTGTGTTCTCTGTGCGACGAACATAGGCGCGCAGGAACGGATCGTCTTCAAGCTAGCATTCACCGATCCTCCGTACCTTAAGATCGGCGACCTCCAAGTGATGCACCACTCGTACGCAGGGATGGTGGCGTTCAAGGCTGCGGCGGAAAAGCTCTCTAGCGGCAGGATCGTCGTAGAGAACTATCCATACGGTAGACTCGGCGACGCGAACGAGAACCTCCAGCAGATCCTGTCCGGGACGCTGCAGGGCGCCACACCCGCAGATGGAGCCGTTGCCCCCTTCTACCCGAACATCCAGGTTTTCTCCATACCGTACCTCTTCGACAGCGCGCTCGACGCTTACGAGTTGTGGGACGGCCCAATAGGGAAGTCGATGTTTGACGACATGGCGAAGAAGAGCGGCCTGAGAGTGCTTGCCATCTACGACAACGGCGGCTTCAGAAGCTTCTCCAACAACAAGAAAGAGGTCAAGACGGCCGACGACATGAAGGGGCTCAAGATCCGCACCATGACGATCCCCGTTCACATGGAGATGGTCAAGGCTCTCAAGGCAAGCCCAACTCCCATCGCATGGCTTGAGCTGTACAACGCCCTGCAGACGGGCGTGGTAGACGGTCAGGAGAACTCCGCGGCCACCATCATTGGCGGTTCGCTCCAGGAGGTTCAGAAGTACTATACGTTGGACGAACACCTCCTCGGCTCGGCCATGATCGTTACGAGTGAGAAGTGGCTGAGAAGCCTGCCGGCAGACCTGCAAGACGCCATCATCAAGGCCGGCAAGATAGCGGAATTCGCAGCCCGGGGAACCTCGAGGGCAAACGATTCTCTCGCCCTTGAGCAGCTGCAGAAACTGGGCATGAAGATCTACATCCCGACCAAGGCCGAGAAAGCGACCTTCAGAGCGGTGACGCAGCAACCCGTCATAGACTGGCTCAAGAAGAACGTCGATCCCGCAATGGTGGATCGGGTTCTGCAGGCCGTGAAGAACTGA
- a CDS encoding TRAP transporter small permease, which yields MTNVLLALMTIDILIQVFFRYVLRDPLVWTEELARFLLAWLVFLGASSAVRSWDNLRVTYFIEKLPPKVFSVIETMTKLLSFGLLVYVFISAVRVIPNVGMREIAPALGIKMIIPELSLLVGLALMIIQLIGILISLIPKPRSGEEG from the coding sequence ATGACCAATGTGCTGCTTGCACTTATGACAATCGACATACTCATTCAGGTGTTCTTCAGGTACGTGCTTCGGGACCCGCTCGTTTGGACCGAGGAGCTGGCGCGCTTTCTCCTTGCGTGGCTGGTCTTCCTCGGCGCGAGCTCGGCGGTCCGCTCATGGGACAACCTGCGCGTGACGTATTTCATTGAGAAGCTGCCACCGAAGGTATTTTCGGTGATAGAGACCATGACGAAACTCCTTTCATTCGGGCTCCTTGTGTACGTTTTCATCTCGGCTGTGCGGGTTATTCCGAATGTCGGGATGAGGGAGATAGCTCCCGCCCTTGGGATAAAGATGATCATTCCGGAACTGAGTCTTCTCGTGGGGCTCGCCTTGATGATCATCCAGCTCATCGGGATCCTGATTTCCCTCATTCCCAAGCCGAGGAGCGGAGAGGAGGGCTGA